A region of Micromonas commoda chromosome 4, complete sequence DNA encodes the following proteins:
- a CDS encoding predicted protein, with protein sequence MSDFFSRLTNDITVAFEKLGSDFNKATSASKRKETAGKTGIVSEREAGWSSFPEYVIELGPKVRSINCERNSIASLPEDFGLKLTLVTKLSMGYNVLARLPDSLCLMTTLKSLRLEKNKIEHLPDTLGDLVRLEELVLRDNRIRVLPKSICGLKKLTRVDLSRNRLTCAETQDESGLANVAGCARLTELRVDGNVGIEALPNAWGQLTALVSVSADETRVRTVPTEVFTGCVKLERVSLRCCPTDIDAIRATKGWDEFDARRIKGRDKQIHGGVMLGSLDDGLDKS encoded by the coding sequence ATGAGCGACTTCTTCTCCAGGCTGACAAATGATATCACCGTAGCGTTTGAGAAGCTGGGTTCGGACTTCAACaaggcgacgagcgcgtcgaagcgcaAGGAGACTGCCGGGAAGACGGGGATCGTatccgagcgcgaggcgggttGGTCGTCGTTCCCCGAGTACGTCATAGAGCTCGGGCCCAAGGTCCGATCCATCAACTGCGAGCGGAACTCCATCGCGAGCCTTCCTGAAGATTTTGGACTAAAGCTCACTCTGGTTACAAAGCTCTCTATGGGATACAATGTACTTGCCCGCCTCCCTGACTCTCTGTGCCTGATGACGACCCTCAAGTCGCTGCGTCTTGAGAAGAACAAGATCGAGCACCTACCGGATACGCTAGGGGATCTTGTCcggctcgaggagctggtgCTGAGGGACAACCGTATTCGGGTGCTTCCGAAGAGCATCTGTGGGTTGAAAAAGCTCACGAGGGTCGACCTGTCCAGGAACCGGCTGACATGCGCAGAGACGCAAGACGAGAGCGGgctcgcgaacgtcgcggggTGTGCGAGACTGACCGAACTGAGAGTGGACGGAAACGTAGGGATCGAGGCTTTGCCGAATGCGTGGGGGCAACTGACCGCGCTCGTGTCAGTCTCCGCGGATGAGACTCGCGTGAGGACGGTACCGACGGAGGTGTTCACGGGATGCGTAAAACTAGAGCGGGTGTCGCTGAGGTGTTGCCCGACTGACATCGACGCGATCAGAGCCACGAAAGGTTGGGACGAATTCGACGCGAGACGCATCAAGGGCAGGGACAAACAAATTCACGGTGGGGTGATGCTCGGGAGCTTGGATGATGGGCTCGACAAGAGTTGA